CAATAGGCCACTCTAGTTCGGCGTATTCTTTACTGGTGGTATAGCCCAAAGGTAGTGAGATTACTGCGGACAAAATGATCGCCTGCCAACCCCAAAAAGTGAACGGTACTAATAAACCACCAAATAAACGCGTCTTACACGTTCTTTGGACCACGTAGTACGAAGATGCAAATAGGGCACTTGTACCAAACGCAAAAATAACGGCATTAGTATGCAAAGGACGTAAACGACTATACGTCAACCACGGCGTATCAAAGTTTAGCTGTGGCCAAACTAATTGAGCTGCGATTAAAACTCCCACGCTCATCCCAACAATGCCCCATAAAATTGTCACCAAGGCAAATTGACGGACTACCGTGTAGTTATAATTATGCTCAAGCTGATGTTCTTGGCTCATCTTGAATGCTTCCAATCTTTATAATTAACTACATAGCATCAACACTGGATTAGTGTTGTAATGTCACCCAAACACACGTTATCTTCCAAAGACTCAGTAGTACAATGGTTTTCGTAGTAACAATGGTTTTAAGTAAAAGTAACATTTTCGTTGCTTACTATACCTGACAAGCCAAACGGTTATACAGGTCAGATCGTAAAACTTTGAAGTAAGTTGCATAGGACAAAAGCACAATGGCGGCAGAGAAACTCACCAAAGCAAGGCTTGTACAAATTATCATCATTTTCAGCGTGTTAGTAACAGCATTTACATGGCGAACAATCGAGCATAAACAGCCAAGTAATAGTGATAATTCATGTCAGATTAATCAGCATTGTGAACTAAATATTGCACCTTTGTATGCAAAGTTGGTGGTAGAAAAAGTGAGTAAAGATAACCTCACTATTCAATTACAACCGATTGATCTTGAAGAGAAATCATCAGAATCAACCTTGAGCTTAAAATCCTTATCTGACGAGAATAAAATTCTCCCAGTTGATACTAATAAGTGGCAGGTAACTCTAAGTCCAAATCAACCGAAATCTAACTGGTCAGTTATCTCAAACGGTAAAGAGATCTACAAATTTGAACTTAATCATTTAGACTAGATGAGCAATAAGTTTATTTGTTGCTAAATGTAAAAACTGAATACCATTATGACTATTTAATGGATGAGGTAGGTATGTGGAATTGATAAAACGAACCACATAATTTAACATAACACACATAATGCGCATTATTATTGTAAGCCCAATGTATGAAAGTCTGATTTAAAAAACTTTAAACTACAACCTTAAATCAGTATTTGTCTATGATAATCAGATTGAGTTTGATGATCTTTACTATCGAACTGTTACGGTCAGTCTCAGCATCTTTTCTGGGACATCATACTTAATAATCTTATTTTTATATTGACTCAGTGCACTACGAGTAAGACGACAAATTTTGTTATCACCCGTTGTACGGTAACGCTTTAACTTTGCATCCGTGGCATTAAGATGAATCATTGTTAACATCACACGGCATTCACCAGTCTTGATATCTACGCGGCTAAGTTCTTTATAAATTTTCTTTTTATAATACTTAGCTACAGCATACCTTTGGCTATCATCAGCCGCACTTGTGAAACTCACGACAAAAACCAAGACAAATAAAACCAGCCGCTTATTCATTAAATAGAACCTCCTAATCAGTAAATGTGCACTATTAAGGGCTTTTTATGATTGGGCGAGCAACATCAATTCAAAAGCAGTGTTAACCTCTGAATTAAGAACCGTATTTCATCCTTGCTTTGGGGTTTCGACGAAAATCACTCGGTTCTACGGATCTGTTACAGAGATAATTTGATGGAACTTCTATTTCAATTAATTATCTTATTGCTTTAATAGAAAAATATACTGGGATTTTTATGAAAAAAACACTTTTAACCATTGCACTAAGTGCATCAGCAGGCCACGCCTTTGCGGGTGACAATGTCACGTTCACACTAGAGCAAGAGGCCCAAATTGGCGAAATTGCAGCCCAGTACCTAGTTGAGCACCCAGAGTTTTTAATCAAAGCAAGCCAGAAGCTCCAAGAAAAACAATTACAAGAACAAGCTAATGCTCAAAAAGCGGCAGTTATTGCGAATCAAAATGCATTACTAAATGATAAAGCAACACCCTATACCGGCCCTAAAGATGCCAAAGTTAATGTAATCGAATTTTTCGACTATCAATGTATATATTGCTATCGTATCTCTTCAACTATTGAGTCACTTCAAAAACAATACCCTAACGTTCGCTTTATTTTTAAGGAGACACCAATTTTTGGTAGCCGCTGGGAACCATCTAAATATGCAGCACAAATAGGTATAGAAACCTTTGCTCAAAAAGGCTCTAAAGGCTATGAGCAATATCATAATGGTGTATACGCATCAGGCTTGAACGAAGGAAAGTTAACGAAAGAAGTCGTTGAGTCACAAGCGAAAAAAGCCGGTGTCGATTTGAGTAAATTCAAACCGACAGAAAACTATCAACATAACCTACAACTATTCTCTCAGCTCGGGTTTAAAGGCACGCCAGCTTTAGTCGTCATGCCAACTCAAGGTGCTAATACTAACAATACATACGTCATTAACGGTGCCGATGTTGCTAGCCTAACTAATGCCATCAAAACGTTGTCTAAATAGCGCCCTATCTAGTTTTTTTTTATTTATAGCTACCACTCGGTGGCTATTTTTTCGAACTGATTATGTGACAGCGTAACCTACTTAAGAGCTTGCATATACAAATAAATAGCGCAAGACAACGCTGTAATAAAACTACACACCGAAATTTTTAGATAATTTAAGGCTGTCATTTCACTTCATTTTGTTGATAAGTTGTGTGTATCTTTTTTTTGCATTGCTTAACATTCAGCCCCTCCCACTCAACCACAGTATAAGTGATTGATTCCAGTTGCTTATATCTCAATGTTACATTTATCCAGTTTGTTACCGTGCCTTTCTTTTTAGATGATATTTTGAGCAAAAAAAAAGCCCGTCACTATGACGGGCTTCGGGTAATCCAAGAAATATTAATCTTCTAAAAGAAGATCATCTGAGTCGGAATCATCATCTTCATAAGATGAAGCACCAGATTTGACAGTACTGCATAATGTATAAGTTCGTTTTCTTTGCGTCTTGCTCAAATATTTTTTCCAACACTGGGCATATTTACTCACGATACCCTCTCCTCCTTCTTGAAAGGCGGCGATGAAGTTTGATTCATCTTCATCTTCAGGTGTGATTTTGCCTTCAAAAAGCGCCTGCATTGTCTTGCCGTAATTCTCAAGTACTTGTGCTTCGTTAATAGTAAATTCACCAGAACGGTTAAAACCGCGGGCGAAGTGTTTATTATCAAAAAACTTTCCTAGATTTCTCATGTTTCAACTCTTTCAATGTGTTACTTGTATTTCTGGGAAAATAGGTGTTTATTGTCTCTCTGTACAACAAAAGATTTTGTTTATTTTAATAAAAACTTTTTATCATTTTAGAGTATGATTACATTCATCTTAGTCAAAGAATGAAAACAATATCAACTCATTTGAGGTGAACTTTGGATACTGAACTATTAAGGACATTTTTGGAAGTTGGCAAGACTCGTCACTTTGGGCGTGCAGCGGAAAGTTTATACCTAACGCAGTCAGCAGTTAGCTTTCGTATCAGACAGTTAGAATCTCAACTGGGCAGCCCTCTATTCTCTCGACAACGTGGTAATGTTCATCTCACACCAGCCGGAGAACGCTTACTTCCTTATGCGGAATCTATTCTTCAGACTTGGGGCCGCGCTCGTCAAGATGTTTCTCTTAGCGAAAATTACATGGAACAAATTGCACTTGGTGCATCATCGAGTGTTTGGGAGCTAAGTGGCATTTCCGAGTGGATTAATGCCAGCCACCAAACTCTGCCTGAAATTGCTTTTCGTATGGAGTCTGTCAGCCGGCAAGACATCGTACGTGCTTTATTAGAAAAAAGCATCGATCTTGCAATTTTAGGCGATCCACCAAAGGTTGAAGGCTTTAAGCTAAAACAAGTGGCTAATTTTGAGTTTAAATTGATCGCGACTCAACCAGGTATCAGTTTTCGGGAGCTAGCGGCAATCCCACTTGCTTACCTAGATTGGAGTACTCGTTTTTCCATTGAGCACGCTCGAATCACCGAATTACAGCGCACACCTTTACTTCACGCTTCATCAAGTAACGTAGTCGTGAACTTCTTATCTCACAATACGGGAATGGCTTATCTACCTGAGCCAGTAGTTTCTCAACACATTGATTCTGGTAAGTTATTTTTAGTCGACGATGCCCCTGTTATGGAGCAATCACTTTACTTATGTTGGAATGAAGACAACGAAAAAATCGATAGTATTAATCAGTTAGCCTCTGTTCCTTTTGAGCTCAGTACCGCATCTGACGATTAAAAACTTTAATCCTTACATAAAAAAATCTTCGTTTTACTGTCACATTGTTATTACATAATCTTGGTCTTGTCTCATAACAATTAAGACGTTTGGATAGGAAAATGAGTAACTGGGATAAGTGGTTAAAGAATGATAACTCTCGTTTGTCTGGTAAAAAACACAGACGAGATTTCGATGATTATGATGGCGAGTTGATTGAAAAAAGCAAATCAAAACGCAAGTCTCATAGAGACAAACATCATCCACGATCTGAGGATTTTGAAGACCGTTTGTACTAATACCAAGATTGAGGGCTTAACTGCCCTCTTTTTGTAACGAATATGTTTAGTTATAGTGCTTTAGTGTAAGAAAACAAAAGCCTCTAGTCCGAGGCTTGTTCATTTTTTTCTTTTCGAATTTTCTCTGCCACAATTTTTATCGCTTCAGCAGTGCTGATGCCTTGTTGCATCAACTTTTGGATTTCTTCTACCGCTTCTTGCTGTTCAGCATGCGACAGAGTGGGTAAATCATCAAACATATTTTTCTCATTATCTAATCTGAAATATCATAAGCTTTATTTAATATTTGCTTATCTTCAATCGTTATTTCTCCTTGCCAGCGCTTGTGTGTAATAGATACACCCAATAGATACCGGCTTGAAGGTAATTTAGTTGCTGGAACCACGTTTGGATAATCAGACTCATAGCTTTGATTCCATACTTCTTTATAGGCACCATCGACATTGCCATATAAGGCAACATCCATAACAGGCAATGGACAAAATCGATTTAACAGCGCAGTCTTCTCAACAACCCATGAATCCTTTGAGCTCCAACGAACTGTTTGTCGATGATTAGGATGCGCCAGCAAAATCCAACTTTCCCACGCTTGGCCACCATCGGTCGTAATTTTGATCTTATACAGCCCACTTTCAAGCTGTGAATTCAAATCTACGCGTTGACTATATTCCCAAACACTATCATCACCGTTGGATATCGTGTTTGTGCTTGCCATCAATATATGATCAGGCCATTTAATAAACTCAAATTGAGTGAGTTCAGTTTCAGCTTGGGCATCTATTTTGAGGCGATAATTGACTCTACCAGGGCTTTGAATGACCTGTCGCTGTATTGACAACTTACTTAGCCAATCAGGCAGTTTTGTACTGTCAAATGAACGCCCGCAATCCTTATCCAAGGATTTGAGTAACAACTGATCAAGATGAGTTTTGATATGAGCTTCGGGTTCTTTTTGCCAAACCTGAACCATAGAATCAAAGCTTTGTCTTAATTGGCCTTCTAGTAGAAATTTATGTGCATTAGTCAAAGCTGTCTGTTCATAGAACCAATTGTTCGCCGCCCAAGAAGGAGCAGCGAACAGTGACGCGGTAACTAAAATAATTTTAAATTTCAAAAGTAATTAGCTCTCAGTACGTTATCAGGCTTTCATTTTGTAGCCGACACCACGCAGAGTTTCAATCTTGATCGTTGGAATTTTTTGTCTCAACTGCAAAATATGAGTATCTACTGTTCTCGTCGTTGGGAAATGATTATAGCCCCAAACGTGATCAAGTAACTCATCACGCGTAAATACACGCCCAAGATTGCTGGCTAAGAAAACCAACAGGTCAAACTCGGTACGAGTCATAACAATCACATCATCATGGTATTTCACTTCGCGTGTGGTTTTATCAATCGATATATCACCCACAATAATGCTATTTCCATCTTCTTCCGCATCTGGCGTACGTAGTTGCGCACGAATACGGGCGAATAATTCTGCTTCAGCAAATGGCTTAGTCAAATAATCATTTGCACCAGCATCTAGTCCCGAAACTTTATCTTTTACTGATACCAATGCAGTTAATAAAATGACTGGTACCGATTTGATATTTCTCCATTCATTTAAAAATGTTACCGAATCGCCATCAGGTAATTGTCGGTCGAGAATAACTAAGTCCGCTTTACCCCATACGGCTGCAACATCAGCTGCACGTTCAACATGCAAACACTCATAACCAGCTTGCTCTAGGCTCACAAGTAAACCATCAGCAAGATTGCGATCATCTTCAACGAGTAGCAGTGTCTGTTTCACAGGGAATCTCCAATTTAAATGTTGTCGGTGGGCCACTCAAACTCATTGTGCCACCCATTCGCGCCACCATTGATTCAACAATAGTTAAGCCAAGCCCTAATCCGCTTTTACTTACGAATGGTTTGCGCAATTTAGCCCAGTCCTTTTTAGTTAGTTGGCCTTGATCAATCACTTCAAGTACTAGCTTATTTGAATAAGTTGTTGCTTTTAACTTGACTGGATCAACACCATATTTACATGCATTCCTTACTAAATTATCGACACACGTCCCTAACCAGTAGATATTGACTTTGACAGCAAGATCTTGGTTAAGCTCAATATTAATATTGAACTCGCCTTGTGTGTAACGATATTCCAACCATTCATCGACGGATGGAATCCATTCCGTTGCCAATGTTTGAGTATCTGATTGGAGGTAATCTTTGCTCGCTTCCGCTAATTGTCTTAATCGTCTTGTATCTTCACATAGACGTCTAAATTCATCATATACACTATCAGGTAAATGTTCGAATTCTCTACGAAAACCTTCTACTGTCAGTGATAAACTTGCAATTGGTGTTCTTAATTCGTGAGTAAGAATTTGTAACACCAACATGCGGCTACGCAATTCTTTTCTTTTATTTAACCAGCGAGAATAGCCCCAAGCGAAAATAAGTATTACGTTTACAATACCCAGCGCTAAGATGCTATAGAATAATACATCTGAATTATTTTTAATGTCCCAGCATACATTGCCACTTTTGACATAACAATGCTCACTTTGAGCGGCAGGCGTTGCAAGCAATTCAACGCTAGTTAACTTATTATCTAATGTTTTTTGATCAAACACATAATATTGTGTCCCACGTCTAAGCCAAAACTCATTTCCCGCTATGATGGTTTCTGAACCAGAGATAAGCGCTGCAATCGAATCGTATGGCATGACTTGTAAACGACCGAGCAAGCTATCAGGATCTGCCATTGGGCGTTCTTTAATATGCATAAATGGCAATAGCTGCTTATATTGCTCTGGATGGCTTTCCGCGTAACGTGCTGCATATGTCCCACCGCCAGGATGGATAAGCCCCGAACGAATAAACCACTTGATTGGTAAATTTGTGCCTTTACACATAGCTCGTGAAAAGACTAATGGTTCCGTTACTGTAGGGCTTAATGGATACTTCCCTTTACAGGTCGTCGCTAAGGTATATAACCTTTGCATATCTTGCAGTGGATATTTGTCCGTTTGAGGAAGTAATGAGTCTGGTGATAAAAGGCTGGTTGGAAAATCAGTTTGAATAACACGGAGATCATAGGTTGCTATTGCTTTGGAATCTTCAAATGATTTTTTAAATTGATCGATACGCTCTGGCAATGTTGCAGCAGTCGCCGCACAAGCCACTAAGCTCATCGATAAGATAAAAAATCTTGTAAATTTCAAAGGTTAACCATCCTAGTCATTCTATTTATGCAGCGTATCATACTACATTTATTTCAACTTAAATCCCCTCTTCATGTCATTTTTAAGTCATTATTAACGTTTGTGTAACTTTTACGCAAAGCGATTTGTTAAATAAGTCACGCTTTTCCAAATGTCAAAAATAAAAAAAACCAGCCATAAACATGACTGGTTTTTATTATTCTAACACTACAAATTATAGTGCTTTTGCAATGGCATCCACACTGGCTTTAGCATCACCGAAAAGCATTTGTGTGTTTTCTTTAAAGAACAATGGGTTTTGTACACCAGCATAGCCGGTACTCATTGAACGTTTAAATACAATCACGTTTTTCGCATTCCAAACCTCCAATACAGGCATACCTGCAATTGGGCTATTTGGATCTTCTTGCGCAGCTGGGTTTACCGTGTCATTCGCACCAATAACCAGTACGGTATCAGTTTCAGAGAAATCATCATTGATCTCATCCATTTCTAATACGATGTCGTAAGGTACTTTTGCTTCTGCTAATAGTACGTTCATGTGACCTGGTAAACGACCTGCTACTGGGTGAATACCGAATCGAACTTCTACACCTTGGGCACGAAGTTTTTCTGTGATTTCGTAAACTGGATATTGAGCTTGTGCTACCGCCATACCGTATCCTGGAGTAATGATGACTGACTTAGAGTCTTTCAACATTTCTGCCACTTCTTCTGCGGTCGTTTCACGGTGCTCACCTTGTTCTTCATCAGAACTTGAAGCGCTCGTTGTGTCATTACCAAAGCCACCTGCAATAACACTAATGAAAGAACGGTTCATGGCTTTACACATAATGTAAGACAGAATCGCACCTGATGAACCAACTAAAGCACCTGTTACAATCAATAAGTCATTCGCTAGCATGAAACCTGCGGCCGCTGCTGCCCAACCTGAATAAGAGTTCAGCATAGAAACAACCACTGGCATATCTGCGCCACCAATCGAAGAAACTAAGTGATAACCAAATACTAGAGCGATAGCAGTCATGACTAATAGTGCTAGCATGCTGCCATCATTATTAACGAAATAAATCATCAATAATGTAGAAGCAACAATCGCCAGTAAATTCCACTTATGCTTATGTGGGATATTCATCGCAGATGATGACACTAAGCCACGCAACTTACAGAACGCCACAATAGAACCACTGAACGTTACTGCACCAATGAACACACCTAGGAATACTTCAACTAAGTGGATCACGTGTTCAGCATGGTTAAGTACTAATGTACCCATATCTAAGTAGCTGTTATAGCCAACTAGAACCGCAGCCATACCAACAAAGCTATGTAGAATAGCAACTAACTCAGGCATTTCAGTCATTTCTACTTTCTTAGCGTAGAAAATACCGATTGCACCACCGATCGCCATCGCAAGAATGATCCATACCAGACCGCTTGTTTCTGGTCCAAAGATCGTAGCTATCAACGCGATTGCCATACCAGCAATACCGTAGTAGTTACCCGCACGAGCTGAATCTTGCTTAGAAAGACCCGCAAGGCTCATGATAAAAAGAACAGCAGCAACAATGTATGCCGCTTGTACTAATCCTGCAGACATGTGTTACTCCTATTTCTTACGGAACATTTCAAGCATACGTTTGGTAACAGTAAAGCCGCCAAAAATGTTAATGCTTGCAATTAATACTGCGATGAAAGACAAGAATGAAACGACGCCATTACCTTGCCCAATTTGAAGTAATGCCCCAACAACGATGATGCCAGAAATCGCATTCGTTACTGACATTAACGGAGTATGTAATGAGTGTGATACGTTCCAAACCACGTAGTAGCCCACCACACAGGCAAGTACAAATACTGTAAAATGCGATAAGAATGCAGCAGGAGCCACACTCGCCACCCAAGCAAATGCACCAGCAGCAACAACCATACCGATAATTTTCTTCGTCGGTGATTTCGGTTCTTCCACTTTTGGCTCTTGTTTTACTTGCGCTTTTGGTGCTGCTTGAGGTTGAGCCGACACTTTAATTGGTGGCGCAGGCCAGGTGATTTCACCTTCTTTAACCACGGTAACACCACGCAAAACGACATCTTCAAAATCAATATTGATGTTGCCGTCTTTTTCTTTGCACAGGAGTTTTAGAAGGTTAACAAGGTTTGTACCGTACAACTGAGAAGATTGCGTGGGTAGACGACCAACCATATCCGTGTAGCCAATAACCGTCACACCATTTGGCGTTGTGATCACTTTATCGGCTTCTGTGTACGCACAGTTACCACCGTTTGCCGCAGCAAGATCAACAATCACACTGCCCGCTTTCATGCTATCCACCATTTCTTTGGTGATAAGCTTCGGTGCTGGGCGTCCTGGAATTAACGCAGTGGTAATAATGATATCAACATCTTTGGCTTGAGCCGCATACAACTCTTCTGCTTTTTTGTTGAATTCATCCGACATTTCTTTCGCGTAACCATCGCCAGCACCAGTATCTTCTTGGAAGTCTACTTCTAAGAATTCTGCGCCCATCGATTGAACTTGCTCTTTTACTTCCGGACGAACATCAAATGCACGAACAATCGCACCAAGGCTACCAGCAGCACCGATTGCAGCAAGACCCGCAACACCTGCACCCGCAACTAAAACTTTTGCTGGCGGCACTTTACCTGCAGCGGTAATTTGACCGGTAAAGAAACGGCCAAATTCATGCGCTGCCTCTACTACTGCACGGTAACCAGCAATGTTAGCCATTGAGCTTAATGCATCCAGCGACTGTGCACGAGAAATACGTGGGACAGAGTCCATCGCCATCACGTTGATATTTTTAGTCGCTAGTTTATTAAGAAGCTCTTCATTTTGTGCAGGCCAAATAAAGCTAACAAGGCTCGCACCATCTTGAATAAGGTCAAATTCATCAACACCTGTTTCGTCATTAATGCGAGGTGCATTAACTTTCAAAATCAGCTCTGATTTCCATACTTCTTCTGTATTGACAACTGAAGCGCCCGCGGCTTCGTAGGCGGCATCATCGAAACTGGCAAGAGCACCCGCTCCTGACTCAATTGCGACCGTAAAGCCTAGTTTTAAAAGCTGTTCTACCGTTTTCGGCGTGGCAGCAACTCGCGTTTCACCCGCAAGTATTTCTCTTGGTACACCAATCTGCATAGCTATTCCTTGAACATTGGCACAATAAATTCGTCGTTTACATCATGTCAGTTTGTTTCTGCAATGCATCATCATAAAGATCCACATCACAGAAATGAAACAAACCTGATAGTAACCGTAAGTTGTACGTAATAAAAAAACATTTTTGTATGACATATAACTCTAAGTAAGGTGATTCTCACC
The Vibrio gangliei genome window above contains:
- a CDS encoding DsbA family protein, with the protein product MKKTLLTIALSASAGHAFAGDNVTFTLEQEAQIGEIAAQYLVEHPEFLIKASQKLQEKQLQEQANAQKAAVIANQNALLNDKATPYTGPKDAKVNVIEFFDYQCIYCYRISSTIESLQKQYPNVRFIFKETPIFGSRWEPSKYAAQIGIETFAQKGSKGYEQYHNGVYASGLNEGKLTKEVVESQAKKAGVDLSKFKPTENYQHNLQLFSQLGFKGTPALVVMPTQGANTNNTYVINGADVASLTNAIKTLSK
- the maoP gene encoding DUF413 domain-containing protein, with protein sequence MRNLGKFFDNKHFARGFNRSGEFTINEAQVLENYGKTMQALFEGKITPEDEDESNFIAAFQEGGEGIVSKYAQCWKKYLSKTQRKRTYTLCSTVKSGASSYEDDDSDSDDLLLED
- the hdfR gene encoding HTH-type transcriptional regulator HdfR; this translates as MDTELLRTFLEVGKTRHFGRAAESLYLTQSAVSFRIRQLESQLGSPLFSRQRGNVHLTPAGERLLPYAESILQTWGRARQDVSLSENYMEQIALGASSSVWELSGISEWINASHQTLPEIAFRMESVSRQDIVRALLEKSIDLAILGDPPKVEGFKLKQVANFEFKLIATQPGISFRELAAIPLAYLDWSTRFSIEHARITELQRTPLLHASSSNVVVNFLSHNTGMAYLPEPVVSQHIDSGKLFLVDDAPVMEQSLYLCWNEDNEKIDSINQLASVPFELSTASDD
- a CDS encoding YoaH family protein, encoding MFDDLPTLSHAEQQEAVEEIQKLMQQGISTAEAIKIVAEKIRKEKNEQASD
- a CDS encoding DUF2861 family protein; its protein translation is MKFKIILVTASLFAAPSWAANNWFYEQTALTNAHKFLLEGQLRQSFDSMVQVWQKEPEAHIKTHLDQLLLKSLDKDCGRSFDSTKLPDWLSKLSIQRQVIQSPGRVNYRLKIDAQAETELTQFEFIKWPDHILMASTNTISNGDDSVWEYSQRVDLNSQLESGLYKIKITTDGGQAWESWILLAHPNHRQTVRWSSKDSWVVEKTALLNRFCPLPVMDVALYGNVDGAYKEVWNQSYESDYPNVVPATKLPSSRYLLGVSITHKRWQGEITIEDKQILNKAYDISD
- a CDS encoding response regulator transcription factor — translated: MKQTLLLVEDDRNLADGLLVSLEQAGYECLHVERAADVAAVWGKADLVILDRQLPDGDSVTFLNEWRNIKSVPVILLTALVSVKDKVSGLDAGANDYLTKPFAEAELFARIRAQLRTPDAEEDGNSIIVGDISIDKTTREVKYHDDVIVMTRTEFDLLVFLASNLGRVFTRDELLDHVWGYNHFPTTRTVDTHILQLRQKIPTIKIETLRGVGYKMKA
- the vxrA gene encoding sensor histidine kinase VxrA, whose product is MSLVACAATAATLPERIDQFKKSFEDSKAIATYDLRVIQTDFPTSLLSPDSLLPQTDKYPLQDMQRLYTLATTCKGKYPLSPTVTEPLVFSRAMCKGTNLPIKWFIRSGLIHPGGGTYAARYAESHPEQYKQLLPFMHIKERPMADPDSLLGRLQVMPYDSIAALISGSETIIAGNEFWLRRGTQYYVFDQKTLDNKLTSVELLATPAAQSEHCYVKSGNVCWDIKNNSDVLFYSILALGIVNVILIFAWGYSRWLNKRKELRSRMLVLQILTHELRTPIASLSLTVEGFRREFEHLPDSVYDEFRRLCEDTRRLRQLAEASKDYLQSDTQTLATEWIPSVDEWLEYRYTQGEFNINIELNQDLAVKVNIYWLGTCVDNLVRNACKYGVDPVKLKATTYSNKLVLEVIDQGQLTKKDWAKLRKPFVSKSGLGLGLTIVESMVARMGGTMSLSGPPTTFKLEIPCETDTATR
- the pntB gene encoding Re/Si-specific NAD(P)(+) transhydrogenase subunit beta; the encoded protein is MSAGLVQAAYIVAAVLFIMSLAGLSKQDSARAGNYYGIAGMAIALIATIFGPETSGLVWIILAMAIGGAIGIFYAKKVEMTEMPELVAILHSFVGMAAVLVGYNSYLDMGTLVLNHAEHVIHLVEVFLGVFIGAVTFSGSIVAFCKLRGLVSSSAMNIPHKHKWNLLAIVASTLLMIYFVNNDGSMLALLVMTAIALVFGYHLVSSIGGADMPVVVSMLNSYSGWAAAAAGFMLANDLLIVTGALVGSSGAILSYIMCKAMNRSFISVIAGGFGNDTTSASSSDEEQGEHRETTAEEVAEMLKDSKSVIITPGYGMAVAQAQYPVYEITEKLRAQGVEVRFGIHPVAGRLPGHMNVLLAEAKVPYDIVLEMDEINDDFSETDTVLVIGANDTVNPAAQEDPNSPIAGMPVLEVWNAKNVIVFKRSMSTGYAGVQNPLFFKENTQMLFGDAKASVDAIAKAL
- the pntA gene encoding Re/Si-specific NAD(P)(+) transhydrogenase subunit alpha, encoding MQIGVPREILAGETRVAATPKTVEQLLKLGFTVAIESGAGALASFDDAAYEAAGASVVNTEEVWKSELILKVNAPRINDETGVDEFDLIQDGASLVSFIWPAQNEELLNKLATKNINVMAMDSVPRISRAQSLDALSSMANIAGYRAVVEAAHEFGRFFTGQITAAGKVPPAKVLVAGAGVAGLAAIGAAGSLGAIVRAFDVRPEVKEQVQSMGAEFLEVDFQEDTGAGDGYAKEMSDEFNKKAEELYAAQAKDVDIIITTALIPGRPAPKLITKEMVDSMKAGSVIVDLAAANGGNCAYTEADKVITTPNGVTVIGYTDMVGRLPTQSSQLYGTNLVNLLKLLCKEKDGNINIDFEDVVLRGVTVVKEGEITWPAPPIKVSAQPQAAPKAQVKQEPKVEEPKSPTKKIIGMVVAAGAFAWVASVAPAAFLSHFTVFVLACVVGYYVVWNVSHSLHTPLMSVTNAISGIIVVGALLQIGQGNGVVSFLSFIAVLIASINIFGGFTVTKRMLEMFRKK